The Candidatus Methanoperedens sp. genome has a window encoding:
- a CDS encoding phosphopantetheine adenylyltransferase: protein MARVAVGGTFDPLHDGHKALLMKAVELGRNGELLIGLTSDEMVKNKKHEVDDYRSRYNAVMEFIRDQGVVPRIVKLDDPCGPTIIEDFDYLVVSPETHPIGLKINRIRSEKNMKPLKIVLVDYVFAEDGLPISSTRIRNGEIDEHGKVLNMNSQ from the coding sequence ATGGCGCGAGTAGCTGTTGGAGGAACTTTTGACCCTTTGCATGACGGGCATAAGGCACTTTTGATGAAAGCTGTTGAACTGGGAAGGAATGGTGAGCTGCTGATAGGGTTGACATCGGATGAAATGGTGAAAAACAAGAAACATGAAGTCGATGATTACCGGTCGCGCTATAATGCAGTAATGGAATTTATCCGTGACCAGGGTGTTGTCCCCAGGATTGTAAAGCTTGATGACCCCTGTGGACCGACCATAATTGAGGATTTTGATTATCTTGTGGTATCTCCTGAAACGCATCCTATCGGACTTAAAATAAACAGGATACGCAGTGAAAAAAACATGAAACCATTAAAGATCGTTCTTGTTGATTATGTTTTTGCCGAAGATGGTTTACCGATATCGAGCACTCGTATCAGGAACGGGGAGATAGATGAGCACGGGAAGGTATTAAATATGAATTCGCAATAG
- a CDS encoding lysine--tRNA ligase, with the protein MTEETIHWADVIAQNLLSRGKKHTVASGITPSGPIHIGNMREVVTADAVYRALLDKGADVRLIYIADTFDPLRKVYPFLSKDYEAHVGKPLSEIPCPCRNHKSYAEHFLLPFIEALHTLGIKPEVYRADVLYKEGKYIESIKKALTSRDAIARILSDVAGRELEPDWSPYNTICKECGRLSTTKVTGFDAEKETIDYVCKCGSSGTVSMKGGGKLNWRVDWPARWPLFGTTVEPFGKDHATAGGSYDTGKRIAREIYDYEPPYPIVYEWIMLKGKGAMHSSTGLAISINDMLEIVPPEVLRYLIIRQKPEKHIEFDPGLSFLNLIDEYDQVEGDKRAYQLSRTEGTKPSKIPFRHMVTAVQIAGDRGFDYLLTVLKRTDYDTSDVEAIRQRANNARNWLAKYAPLFVKFKVQETIPPQVKSFTKEQKLALAILADELEHGMSGQEIHDNLYKIARETGLDGKQVFETVYLALLGLKSGPRAGHFLASLEKDFIVKRFKEASL; encoded by the coding sequence ATGACAGAAGAGACAATACACTGGGCAGATGTTATAGCGCAAAATCTGCTTTCGCGCGGAAAAAAGCATACTGTGGCCTCAGGAATTACTCCTTCAGGCCCCATTCATATAGGGAACATGAGAGAAGTCGTGACTGCGGATGCGGTTTACAGAGCACTTCTGGATAAAGGGGCAGATGTACGCCTGATCTATATCGCTGACACTTTTGATCCTCTTCGTAAAGTTTACCCGTTCCTTTCAAAGGATTATGAAGCACATGTGGGAAAACCGCTTTCTGAAATCCCATGCCCCTGCAGGAACCACAAGAGCTATGCAGAGCATTTCCTCCTGCCTTTTATTGAAGCGCTGCATACTCTTGGTATAAAACCGGAAGTTTACAGGGCAGATGTGCTTTATAAAGAGGGAAAATACATTGAATCAATTAAGAAAGCACTCACCAGCAGGGATGCAATCGCGCGGATATTGTCAGACGTTGCAGGCCGCGAACTTGAGCCTGACTGGAGCCCATATAATACGATATGCAAAGAATGCGGGCGGCTAAGCACCACGAAAGTAACGGGTTTTGATGCAGAGAAGGAAACTATTGATTATGTGTGCAAATGCGGCTCTTCGGGAACCGTTTCCATGAAAGGCGGTGGAAAACTCAACTGGCGCGTTGACTGGCCTGCGCGCTGGCCGCTGTTTGGTACAACTGTTGAACCTTTTGGCAAAGATCATGCTACAGCCGGGGGTTCTTATGACACGGGAAAACGTATCGCCCGTGAAATATATGATTACGAACCTCCCTATCCGATCGTATATGAGTGGATAATGTTAAAAGGCAAAGGTGCAATGCATTCATCTACTGGTCTTGCGATATCCATTAATGATATGCTTGAAATAGTGCCGCCTGAGGTCCTTCGTTATCTTATCATCAGGCAAAAACCCGAAAAACACATTGAATTTGACCCGGGTCTTTCCTTCCTTAATCTTATTGACGAGTATGACCAGGTTGAAGGCGATAAAAGAGCTTACCAGCTTTCAAGGACAGAAGGGACAAAACCTTCAAAGATCCCTTTCAGGCACATGGTTACAGCGGTACAGATCGCTGGTGACAGGGGTTTTGACTATCTTCTTACTGTTCTGAAACGAACAGATTACGATACATCGGATGTAGAAGCAATCAGGCAAAGAGCAAATAATGCAAGGAACTGGCTTGCCAAATATGCTCCCCTGTTTGTTAAGTTTAAAGTCCAGGAGACAATTCCTCCCCAGGTAAAAAGTTTCACAAAAGAACAGAAACTTGCACTCGCAATTCTTGCCGATGAACTGGAGCATGGGATGTCAGGACAGGAGATACATGATAACCTGTATAAGATTGCCAGGGAAACAGGTCTTGATGGAAAACAGGTTTTTGAGACCGTATATCTGGCACTTCTTGGTTTGAAGTCCGGACCCAGGGCAGGGCATTTCCTTGCGTCCCTGGAGAAAGATTTCATTGTAAAAAGGTTTAAAGAGGCAAGTTTGTAA
- a CDS encoding MBL fold metallo-hydrolase: protein MNIRFLGGAGEVGRSAILLNDELLLDYGIKPTDPPSYPSNGLRPKTMIISHGHLDHCGLAPNLMDLEPEVYCTSLTAKLSGLLARDTLKIAGKKGHIIPYYHEEIQEFERKVRPIGYKKEFNTNGYSVSFYDAGHIPGSSMVHLEKDKQTLFYTGDLNTIRTELQTGADTDFPDSDILLIESTYFGRDHTPRKILEERFIASIRETIESGGRAIIPAFGIGRTQEIMLILKKHGLFAYVDGMGVDVFNLIRKSPENISDIKKLENAFTSANIVKREDREAIINEPSIIVTSAGMLNGGPVLYYIDEIFDDPRSKIHLTGYQAENTNGRKALESRYIENGKRTVRLNCGLELYDFSAHCGDTQLKDVVKTFCDRGTETVIAVHGDNTGGFANWVNEELGVKSLAPANKETIYI from the coding sequence ATAAACATACGATTCCTTGGAGGAGCAGGAGAAGTTGGACGATCCGCCATCCTGTTAAACGATGAGCTTCTTCTTGATTACGGAATTAAACCTACTGATCCGCCATCATATCCTTCAAATGGTCTTCGTCCGAAAACCATGATAATTTCCCACGGACATCTTGACCATTGCGGACTTGCCCCGAATCTCATGGATCTTGAGCCTGAGGTATATTGCACATCCCTGACTGCAAAATTATCAGGGCTCCTGGCCAGGGATACTCTTAAAATAGCAGGTAAAAAAGGCCATATTATCCCTTATTATCATGAAGAGATCCAGGAATTCGAACGAAAAGTCAGGCCGATAGGATACAAAAAAGAATTCAATACAAATGGGTATTCTGTGTCTTTTTACGATGCAGGCCATATTCCGGGTTCTTCCATGGTGCATCTTGAAAAGGATAAACAGACCCTGTTTTATACCGGAGATTTGAACACGATCAGGACAGAACTCCAGACTGGCGCAGATACAGATTTCCCGGATAGCGATATACTTCTTATTGAAAGTACATATTTCGGGAGGGATCATACTCCCAGGAAAATACTTGAGGAACGGTTCATCGCATCAATAAGAGAAACAATTGAAAGCGGAGGAAGAGCAATAATCCCGGCTTTTGGCATTGGAAGGACTCAGGAGATCATGCTGATACTTAAAAAACACGGGCTTTTTGCATATGTTGACGGCATGGGGGTTGATGTATTCAACCTGATCAGGAAGTCCCCTGAAAATATATCTGATATAAAGAAACTTGAAAACGCGTTCACCAGCGCAAATATCGTAAAAAGGGAAGACAGGGAAGCTATAATAAATGAACCTTCCATAATCGTAACAAGCGCTGGAATGTTAAACGGAGGACCTGTTTTATATTATATCGATGAGATTTTCGATGATCCCAGATCCAAGATCCATCTTACAGGTTACCAGGCAGAAAACACAAATGGAAGAAAGGCTCTTGAAAGCAGGTACATAGAAAACGGGAAACGTACTGTCAGGCTTAATTGCGGGCTTGAGCTGTATGATTTTTCAGCACATTGCGGGGATACACAATTAAAAGATGTTGTAAAGACTTTCTGCGACAGAGGTACGGAAACCGTTATCGCAGTACATGGTGACAACACCGGGGGGTTCGCAAATTGGGTCAATGAAGAACTTGGTGTAAAATCCCTTGCTCCTGCCAATAAAGAAACAATATACATTTAA
- a CDS encoding ATP-binding protein, translating to MNKEILVEWNSHWEETAGSKLIERELVGDIEPWLERKEILGFLGVRRSGKTTLMNILISRLSSNIPRKNILFIKCDDDRVQKENLIDDAIKSYMQLVNPHGKIFIFIDEVQEIDNWENTLKRIYDLEKEIKLIISGSNFSMQKEDFSFRLAGRIAYFEVYPLSFKEFLKIKLTIKDKIEALSKKDEIKHYLFEYMEFGGFPEVVLEKDPGMKKQLLQFYFDTIIYRDIIKKRDLRSAAKMERMINMFLQNISNPMNFSKIGKDILLSVDTVGEYVTYLRDAYLVFTVPIFSFSVKAQEINPKKVYCIDNGIRNIKGFRFSLDYGRIAENIVFIELKRRTSSNPLSRIFYWHDKKQKETDFLQMSENKVSNAIQVCWEIIQPEVKKREVEGMLSVLNEFDLESGLILTEDYEAEEVIGTKKISYMPMWLWLLSI from the coding sequence ATGAATAAAGAGATTCTGGTTGAATGGAATTCTCACTGGGAGGAAACGGCTGGATCTAAGCTGATCGAACGCGAATTAGTAGGAGACATCGAACCATGGCTTGAAAGAAAGGAGATATTAGGATTTCTCGGTGTCCGAAGATCTGGCAAGACGACTTTAATGAATATCCTCATAAGCCGATTAAGTTCAAATATCCCCCGGAAAAACATTCTTTTTATCAAATGCGATGATGACAGGGTTCAAAAAGAAAATTTGATAGATGATGCAATAAAAAGCTACATGCAACTGGTAAATCCGCACGGCAAGATTTTTATTTTTATTGATGAAGTCCAGGAGATAGATAACTGGGAAAATACCCTGAAACGGATATATGATCTGGAAAAAGAAATTAAATTAATTATATCAGGTTCAAACTTCTCGATGCAAAAGGAGGATTTCAGCTTCAGACTCGCAGGCAGAATTGCGTACTTTGAAGTTTATCCTTTGAGTTTCAAAGAATTCCTCAAAATAAAGCTCACAATTAAAGATAAGATCGAAGCTCTTTCTAAGAAAGATGAAATAAAGCATTATTTATTTGAATATATGGAATTTGGGGGATTTCCAGAAGTTGTCCTTGAAAAGGATCCCGGCATGAAAAAACAACTGCTTCAGTTTTACTTTGACACTATAATTTACAGGGACATAATAAAAAAACGGGACCTGAGAAGTGCAGCAAAGATGGAAAGAATGATCAATATGTTTTTACAGAACATCTCAAATCCCATGAATTTCAGCAAAATCGGAAAGGATATTTTACTTTCTGTGGATACAGTTGGTGAGTATGTGACATATCTGAGGGATGCGTACCTTGTCTTTACTGTGCCAATATTTAGCTTTTCCGTTAAAGCGCAGGAGATAAATCCCAAGAAAGTATATTGCATAGATAATGGCATACGGAATATCAAAGGATTTAGGTTTTCTCTGGATTACGGACGAATTGCTGAAAATATTGTATTCATAGAGTTAAAAAGAAGAACTTCTTCTAATCCCCTGTCCAGAATATTCTACTGGCATGACAAAAAGCAAAAAGAAACGGATTTCCTCCAGATGAGCGAAAACAAGGTAAGCAATGCTATTCAGGTATGCTGGGAAATTATTCAACCTGAAGTCAAAAAGCGCGAAGTTGAGGGTATGCTTTCGGTTTTGAATGAATTTGATCTTGAGAGTGGTCTTATATTAACAGAAGACTACGAAGCTGAAGAAGTTATAGGGACTAAGAAGATAAGTTATATGCCTATGTGGCTATGGCTGTTGAGTATATGA
- a CDS encoding DUF2551 domain-containing protein — MEDGVKTRLLKFLVRDKVGIRKSLLNLFLQTRNYTTCEVYDYLKKQGFEVNYRGVSAMVGQMHTRLGILRIYLKREHRCYSLKEDHRDIVKMILSTPTRFPGKTLHSIP; from the coding sequence ATGGAAGATGGTGTGAAAACAAGGTTATTAAAATTTCTTGTCAGGGATAAAGTAGGCATAAGGAAATCTCTTCTGAACCTGTTCTTGCAGACCAGGAATTATACAACCTGTGAAGTTTATGATTATCTCAAAAAACAGGGATTTGAAGTTAATTACAGGGGTGTCTCTGCTATGGTCGGGCAAATGCATACAAGGCTTGGAATATTGCGTATTTATCTGAAAAGGGAACATCGATGTTATTCCCTCAAGGAAGACCACAGGGACATTGTGAAAATGATTTTATCAACTCCAACCAGATTTCCAGGAAAAACACTACATTCTATCCCTTAA
- a CDS encoding DUF11 domain-containing protein, giving the protein MTEGRKISGPINWIIICVIFLYFASVAAAYDGLEWENGTSGTLKRNEVISFGDYSVKVVAFSSPVESEKYKNIPIEPVEPFVGLNISRNGSFLNETFLAQGESFISADSEFRAEVVQLPSGSSKDWLYESYNPWATLQLSKRGKPQLELSIETDDEYIASQNTEINAVITLRNTGTAAINDVDLDLGTELPTLRGKLKYHYETITKGKEISESVTFSTPAITELKKFNIFVNSSGVDAKDIPYKETQLKTILIAPPPQQAPSLTKNANSKAYLKDLIMVSISFKNNADYELKNISIVDSVPKGFKQVSNSTLRWVVNVGPNKEWYFRYLLKPTGAGKVIFPSTTAEFDMKNEYYMIQSNRPETVIYGPRIELSKQADKSEINPGGDEVTVTVIAKNSGTTPTMVMIKDDLQPDTTLINGTTTIGEYLEAGKESSISYTLTTNSLEPVLLPPAKAEYFELGSQGSKLTTMSEELLLSIRPPPTPEPTPEPTPDPAFEISDNSTEVPIDQQGAEPVVDPGQEPEQPPVIVEPTPTFGDANSVLNLLIGCGSNNDGIPQVNMTTDICSLVGNNP; this is encoded by the coding sequence ATGACAGAAGGAAGGAAAATTTCAGGGCCAATAAATTGGATAATAATATGTGTTATATTTTTATATTTTGCCAGTGTTGCGGCTGCCTATGATGGGCTCGAATGGGAAAACGGAACATCCGGAACCTTGAAACGGAACGAGGTAATTTCGTTTGGAGATTATTCTGTAAAGGTTGTGGCTTTTAGCTCTCCTGTAGAATCAGAAAAGTATAAAAATATACCAATTGAACCGGTCGAACCTTTTGTGGGATTAAATATTTCCAGGAATGGTAGTTTTCTAAATGAAACGTTTCTCGCACAAGGCGAGTCATTTATCTCTGCTGATAGCGAATTTAGGGCTGAAGTCGTACAACTTCCGTCAGGTTCATCCAAAGATTGGTTATATGAAAGTTACAATCCATGGGCGACATTACAATTAAGCAAGAGAGGAAAACCACAATTAGAACTATCAATAGAAACTGATGATGAGTATATAGCCAGTCAGAACACTGAAATCAATGCAGTGATCACATTGAGAAATACCGGAACAGCCGCTATAAATGATGTTGATCTGGACTTAGGTACGGAACTTCCTACATTGAGAGGGAAATTAAAATATCATTATGAGACGATCACGAAAGGAAAGGAGATCAGTGAGAGCGTTACTTTTTCAACACCAGCTATTACGGAACTAAAAAAATTTAATATATTCGTGAACTCCAGCGGAGTTGATGCCAAGGATATTCCTTATAAAGAAACACAACTAAAAACTATCCTGATCGCACCACCCCCCCAGCAAGCTCCTTCCCTGACTAAGAATGCGAATTCAAAGGCTTACTTAAAAGACTTGATCATGGTATCGATTTCTTTTAAGAACAATGCTGATTATGAACTCAAGAACATCAGTATTGTGGATTCCGTTCCAAAAGGATTCAAACAGGTGAGCAATAGCACGCTTCGCTGGGTTGTCAATGTCGGTCCGAATAAAGAATGGTATTTCCGCTATCTTTTGAAGCCAACGGGAGCCGGGAAAGTAATATTCCCCTCCACTACCGCGGAATTTGATATGAAGAATGAATATTACATGATCCAGTCGAACAGACCGGAGACCGTAATATATGGGCCAAGGATTGAACTGAGTAAACAGGCAGATAAATCAGAAATTAATCCTGGCGGTGATGAAGTGACCGTTACTGTCATCGCTAAAAATAGCGGAACCACTCCCACAATGGTCATGATCAAAGACGATCTACAGCCGGATACTACGCTCATAAACGGTACTACAACCATTGGAGAGTATCTTGAAGCCGGAAAGGAATCAAGTATAAGCTATACTCTCACTACAAATTCCTTAGAACCTGTTCTGTTGCCTCCGGCTAAAGCAGAATATTTTGAATTAGGCTCCCAGGGTTCAAAATTAACTACAATGAGCGAAGAACTCCTCCTGAGCATCAGGCCGCCGCCAACCCCCGAGCCAACTCCGGAACCCACCCCTGATCCAGCTTTTGAAATATCGGATAATTCTACGGAAGTACCCATTGACCAGCAAGGGGCTGAACCTGTAGTTGATCCCGGACAGGAGCCTGAACAACCACCTGTTATTGTAGAACCCACACCAACTTTTGGTGACGCAAATTCTGTTTTGAATCTTCTTATCGGGTGCGGGAGTAATAACGATGGTATTCCACAAGTCAATATGACAACTGACATTTGCTCCCTTGTAGGAAATAATCCCTAA